From the genome of Deinococcus sp. JMULE3, one region includes:
- a CDS encoding NUDIX domain-containing protein has product MTDLTLPRGATQVGLAVDVAAFAMHAAELHVLLVQRGELPHARDWALPGGFVHPGEELHEAALRELRTETSVELEPRHLEQFFTFGEINRDPRGRIVSVAHLAVLPHGTVSVSGGGHTLGAEWMPAHRTPKLAFDHQAILDRALGRLQLRLEYANLALEFLPDTFTLPELQGVYEAILNRKLDKRNFRKRLLAQGSLTPSGERRSGVGRPAQLYRRAKGTRTPAL; this is encoded by the coding sequence GTGACCGACCTCACGCTGCCCAGAGGTGCCACGCAGGTCGGGCTGGCCGTGGACGTCGCCGCGTTCGCCATGCACGCTGCTGAACTGCACGTCCTGCTCGTGCAGCGCGGCGAACTCCCGCACGCGCGCGACTGGGCGCTGCCCGGCGGCTTCGTCCACCCCGGCGAGGAACTGCACGAGGCGGCCCTGCGCGAACTGCGCACCGAAACCAGCGTGGAACTCGAACCCCGCCACCTCGAGCAGTTCTTCACGTTCGGGGAGATCAACCGCGACCCGCGCGGCCGGATCGTCAGCGTCGCGCACCTCGCGGTGCTGCCGCACGGCACGGTCAGCGTCAGCGGCGGCGGGCACACCCTGGGCGCCGAGTGGATGCCCGCCCACCGCACGCCGAAACTGGCCTTCGACCACCAGGCGATCCTGGACCGCGCGCTGGGCCGCCTGCAACTGCGGCTGGAGTACGCGAACCTCGCGCTGGAATTCCTGCCCGACACCTTCACCCTGCCCGAACTGCAGGGCGTGTACGAGGCGATCCTGAACCGCAAACTGGACAAACGGAACTTCCGCAAGCGGCTGCTCGCGCAGGGCAGCCTGACCCCCAGCGGCGAGCGGCGCAGCGGCGTAGGCCGCCCCGCGCAGCTGTACCGCCGCGCCAAGGGCACCCGCACCCCCGCGCTGTAA
- a CDS encoding GAF domain-containing protein: MSEAIPPFPQTLSQASSVAAFARDLAAYACPVLHAHGVRVWVVQDAALTPVAEEGRGLALSDGTLAHEALTVGTLLEDGMLSALPFGCGVLEAVGASPDGLRALLGAAPLLALAVEGVQAREARRGHGRIAETVEGLVRRLGGSLDLAEVLTVTAQSAALALGFRRAFVALFSEFQEGGRARTGEVYTHGFDEEFRGGIGVGPVTFEALVQRGEAIRFERPRDAGSPLAQGLLELDPHAAVIAPLSARGQALGLLYVDTQQPGSSASEDDARLVLALAEQASLAIDNARLYALETRKREAAEALREAGAALAGSLHLSDTLTRVLERAATLFHADAAAVYERQPDGRTVSIRSAVGLPNEYLLRVRAKVGLGVTGRAIAECQPVAARDLTQAHYGGSSRYTRQLLAAGRYPYRGVISLPLTTRAGVFGALTLYWQNELPLDADDQALAAVFASQAGLAIENARLYEEELRRENEAALLLNLGRMLGEDQSDAALADAARLVTHAMNAARGLIALTDDQGAFTRCATYNLHVPPQSDLHALAAQLGRGARALTRRYTLAVAGSGLIVPLRAETQGERGEDTLLGFLYLDDPGTDPPGEHLLALARSVADQITQTLVRQRLLTELERQEARYRQLAEGAHDLIISTDAGGTITYANPAAGTLLEPLTGPLPGANFLDLPTPDTRPALRAAWASARRASRGSRTEIQIGPHRLELRVGVMDGGRGVLTVGRDLSELQTLADEIARRGQALEAATSRTVEMRTFLTLFTQAQEEERRRISRELHDDTAQVLTATTRRVARLARELQGPQKDRADDILADLNAAIDGVRRFARNLRPSVLDDLGLLPALEWLATQAATPTRLEVSGQERRLDPATELTLFRLSQEALNNVDKHAGAASAAIRVAFQAGHVQVAIRDDGQGFTTDQAQERAQAGHLGLIGLRERVALTGGTLDVDSGPGAGTTLTFTLPG, from the coding sequence GTGTCCGAGGCTATCCCGCCGTTCCCGCAGACCCTCTCGCAGGCGTCCAGTGTGGCCGCGTTCGCGCGGGACCTCGCCGCGTACGCCTGCCCGGTCCTGCACGCGCACGGCGTCCGCGTGTGGGTCGTGCAGGACGCCGCCCTGACCCCCGTCGCCGAGGAGGGTCGCGGCCTGGCCCTCAGTGACGGCACGCTGGCGCACGAGGCCCTGACCGTCGGCACCCTGCTGGAGGACGGCATGCTCTCGGCGTTGCCCTTCGGCTGCGGCGTGCTGGAGGCCGTGGGCGCCAGTCCCGACGGGCTGCGGGCGCTGCTGGGCGCCGCGCCGCTGCTGGCCCTGGCGGTCGAGGGCGTGCAGGCCCGCGAGGCCCGGCGCGGGCACGGCCGCATCGCCGAGACGGTCGAGGGCCTCGTGCGGAGACTGGGCGGCAGCCTGGACCTCGCGGAGGTGCTGACCGTCACCGCGCAGAGCGCCGCGCTGGCCCTGGGCTTCCGCCGGGCGTTCGTGGCGCTGTTCAGCGAATTCCAGGAGGGGGGCCGCGCCCGCACCGGCGAGGTCTACACGCACGGCTTCGACGAGGAATTCCGCGGCGGGATCGGCGTCGGTCCCGTCACCTTCGAGGCGCTCGTGCAGCGCGGCGAGGCGATCCGGTTCGAGCGGCCGCGCGACGCGGGCAGCCCGCTGGCGCAGGGCCTGCTGGAACTCGACCCGCACGCCGCCGTCATCGCGCCCCTCTCCGCGCGCGGGCAGGCGCTGGGGCTGCTGTACGTGGACACCCAGCAGCCCGGCTCCAGCGCCAGCGAGGACGACGCCCGGCTGGTCCTCGCGCTGGCCGAGCAGGCGTCCCTGGCGATCGACAACGCCCGCCTGTACGCCCTGGAAACCCGCAAGCGCGAGGCCGCCGAGGCGCTGCGCGAGGCCGGCGCGGCCCTGGCGGGCAGCCTGCACCTGAGCGACACCCTGACGCGCGTGCTGGAACGCGCGGCGACGCTCTTCCACGCGGATGCCGCCGCCGTGTACGAACGCCAGCCCGACGGGCGCACCGTGAGCATCCGTTCCGCCGTGGGCCTCCCGAACGAGTACCTGCTGCGCGTGCGCGCCAAGGTCGGGCTGGGCGTCACCGGGCGCGCCATCGCCGAGTGCCAGCCGGTCGCCGCGCGCGACCTCACCCAGGCGCATTACGGGGGCAGCAGCCGCTACACCCGGCAGCTGCTCGCCGCCGGGCGCTACCCGTACCGGGGTGTGATCAGCCTGCCCCTGACCACCCGCGCGGGGGTGTTCGGCGCGCTGACCCTGTACTGGCAGAACGAACTGCCCCTGGACGCCGACGATCAGGCGCTGGCCGCCGTGTTCGCGTCACAGGCGGGCCTCGCCATCGAGAACGCCCGCCTGTACGAGGAGGAACTGCGCCGCGAGAACGAGGCCGCGCTGCTGCTGAACCTGGGCCGCATGCTCGGCGAGGACCAGAGCGACGCCGCGCTGGCCGACGCGGCGCGGCTGGTCACGCACGCCATGAACGCCGCGCGCGGCCTGATCGCCCTGACCGACGATCAGGGTGCATTCACCCGCTGCGCCACGTACAACCTGCACGTCCCCCCGCAGAGCGACCTGCACGCCCTGGCCGCGCAGCTGGGCCGCGGCGCACGCGCCCTGACCCGCCGCTACACCCTGGCGGTCGCGGGCAGCGGCCTGATCGTCCCGCTGCGGGCCGAGACGCAGGGCGAACGCGGCGAGGACACCCTGCTGGGCTTCCTGTACCTCGACGACCCCGGCACGGACCCACCCGGCGAACACCTGCTGGCCCTGGCCCGCAGCGTCGCCGACCAGATCACCCAGACCCTCGTGCGTCAGCGCCTGCTGACCGAACTGGAACGCCAGGAGGCCCGCTACCGCCAGCTGGCCGAGGGCGCCCACGACCTGATCATCAGCACCGACGCGGGCGGGACCATCACGTACGCCAACCCGGCCGCGGGGACGCTGCTCGAACCGCTGACCGGCCCGCTGCCCGGCGCGAACTTCCTCGACCTGCCCACCCCCGATACCCGCCCCGCCCTGCGCGCCGCGTGGGCCAGCGCCCGCCGGGCCTCACGCGGGAGCCGCACCGAGATCCAGATCGGCCCGCACCGGCTGGAACTGCGCGTGGGCGTCATGGACGGCGGACGCGGCGTCCTGACTGTCGGGCGCGACCTCTCGGAACTCCAGACGCTCGCCGACGAGATCGCCCGGCGCGGACAGGCGCTGGAAGCCGCGACCAGCCGCACCGTCGAGATGCGGACCTTCCTGACGCTGTTCACGCAGGCGCAGGAGGAGGAACGCCGCCGCATCAGCCGCGAACTGCACGACGACACCGCCCAGGTCCTGACCGCCACCACCCGCCGCGTCGCCCGGCTCGCCCGCGAACTCCAGGGGCCGCAGAAGGACCGCGCCGACGACATCCTCGCCGACCTGAACGCGGCCATCGACGGCGTGCGCCGCTTCGCCCGCAACCTCCGCCCCAGCGTGCTGGACGACCTGGGCCTGCTGCCCGCCCTGGAGTGGCTGGCCACGCAGGCCGCCACGCCCACCCGCCTGGAGGTCAGCGGCCAGGAACGCCGCCTGGACCCGGCCACCGAACTCACGCTGTTCCGCCTGTCGCAGGAGGCGCTGAACAACGTGGACAAGCACGCCGGGGCGGCCAGTGCCGCCATCCGCGTGGCGTTCCAGGCGGGGCACGTGCAGGTCGCCATCCGCGACGACGGGCAGGGCTTCACGACCGATCAGGCGCAGGAACGCGCGCAGGCCGGACACCTGGGCCTGATCGGCCTGCGTGAGCGCGTCGCCCTGACCGGCGGCACCCTGGACGTGGACAGCGGCCCCGGCGCGGGCACCACCCTGACCTTCACCCTGCCCGGCTGA
- a CDS encoding glycosyltransferase family 4 protein, protein MRPLRIGLFTDTFLPDQNGIVTSVSLLSDELRAQGHHVDVVAPDFPEHIDTRPDVMRVDSLRYMFLPTYRLAWPTRKDFTHRYDVIHTHTPLTLGLAGARLARKWDIPHVATYHTHIEAYTHYVPGATALQRHTGVVTKVMALHYGKADAVITPTAGMMDVLGAMKVRNPVVIPTSIDPRALNAAPAVPSPWPEGKRRLLSVGRLAREKRFDHVLDTLAGLPDAHLVLLGEGPERDHLEAHAARIGVADRVTFLGVRPWTEIGAYYRLAELFVFASDTETQGLVLQEAQLMGVPVVAVGARGTLSGVAHERSGYLVTPGDVNALIHHSRELLNDPDLWARLSAGARSFGASTTPHGVAQRVLDVYSHVLGMPRAVAFQDDLSGHPRSTLAYDQ, encoded by the coding sequence ATGAGACCGCTGCGCATCGGGCTGTTCACCGACACGTTCCTGCCGGACCAGAACGGCATCGTGACCAGCGTCAGCCTCCTGAGCGACGAACTGCGCGCCCAGGGCCACCACGTCGACGTGGTCGCCCCGGACTTCCCCGAACACATCGACACCCGCCCCGACGTCATGCGGGTCGACAGCCTGCGCTACATGTTCCTGCCCACCTACCGGCTGGCGTGGCCCACCCGCAAGGACTTCACGCACCGCTACGACGTGATCCACACCCACACGCCCCTGACGCTGGGCCTGGCGGGCGCCCGACTGGCGCGCAAGTGGGACATCCCGCACGTCGCCACGTACCACACCCACATCGAGGCGTACACCCACTATGTGCCCGGCGCGACCGCCCTGCAACGCCACACCGGCGTCGTCACCAAGGTCATGGCGCTGCACTACGGCAAGGCCGACGCCGTCATCACGCCCACCGCCGGAATGATGGACGTCCTGGGCGCCATGAAGGTCCGCAACCCGGTCGTGATCCCCACCAGTATCGACCCGCGCGCCCTGAACGCCGCGCCCGCCGTGCCCAGCCCCTGGCCGGAAGGGAAACGCCGCCTGCTCAGCGTGGGCCGACTGGCCCGCGAGAAACGCTTCGATCACGTCCTGGACACCCTGGCCGGGTTGCCCGACGCGCACCTTGTCCTGCTCGGGGAAGGCCCTGAACGCGACCACCTGGAAGCGCACGCCGCGCGGATCGGCGTGGCGGACCGCGTGACGTTCCTGGGCGTGCGCCCCTGGACCGAGATCGGCGCGTACTACCGCCTCGCGGAACTGTTCGTGTTCGCCAGCGACACCGAGACGCAGGGCCTCGTGCTGCAGGAGGCGCAACTGATGGGCGTGCCGGTCGTCGCGGTCGGCGCGCGCGGCACCCTGAGCGGCGTCGCGCACGAACGCAGCGGGTACCTCGTGACGCCCGGCGACGTGAACGCCCTGATCCACCACAGCCGCGAACTGCTGAACGACCCCGACCTGTGGGCCCGCCTGTCAGCCGGTGCGCGCAGCTTCGGGGCCAGTACCACCCCGCACGGCGTCGCGCAGCGCGTCCTGGACGTCTACAGCCACGTGCTGGGCATGCCGCGCGCCGTGGCGTTCCAGGACGACCTCAGCGGTCATCCCCGAAGTACCCTCGCGTATGACCAGTGA
- a CDS encoding MFS transporter, protein MNLRERLPFQPGTARAVLIAALSLAAAEFVRSGLYLPYLGQSARVQAQLDLPATVVGLAWAAHVLTDTVMRGPAGLLIARVGLRWAMIAGTAVSLLAISLLPAAHSGLTLLLIAALHGVGFSVMWPGTMNLTADVTRQTAQGRTLTVVGMSVSSMIGLGFFAYGSLRAAPPEQVYLLSVGALILSLLAAVLLPARVVRGPERESLRGPALKATLRRVTPLLPAALMQTVTLSLFGQVLYKIADALSLSTAQIVSVLVVGGAVAFACIPLLGKIADRGRAVPVLTGGYALIAAGMLGLAALPPLWAMYPLAALVGVGFAGVQPGWGALVTRTLPAAQRPAAWGVLMTVENAGTALSPLLGVLAFERFGAGGPFGLAAGLATLVTAFYLLLRPLFARAAQEQEAAPQDAPA, encoded by the coding sequence GTGAACCTGCGCGAGCGTCTGCCCTTCCAGCCCGGCACCGCCCGCGCCGTCCTGATCGCCGCGCTGTCCCTGGCCGCCGCCGAATTCGTCCGCAGCGGCCTGTACCTCCCGTACCTGGGCCAGAGTGCCCGCGTGCAGGCGCAACTGGACCTCCCCGCGACCGTGGTGGGGCTCGCGTGGGCCGCGCACGTCCTGACCGACACCGTCATGCGCGGCCCGGCCGGACTGCTGATCGCCCGCGTGGGCCTGCGCTGGGCGATGATCGCCGGGACCGCCGTGAGCCTCCTTGCGATCAGTCTGCTGCCCGCCGCGCACAGCGGCCTGACCCTGCTGCTGATCGCCGCGCTGCACGGCGTGGGCTTCTCGGTCATGTGGCCCGGCACCATGAACCTCACGGCGGACGTGACCCGCCAGACCGCGCAGGGCCGCACCCTGACGGTCGTCGGCATGAGCGTGTCCTCCATGATCGGGCTGGGCTTCTTCGCGTACGGCTCACTGCGCGCCGCCCCCCCCGAACAGGTGTACCTGCTCAGCGTGGGCGCCCTGATCCTCTCGCTGCTGGCGGCGGTGCTGCTCCCGGCGCGGGTCGTGCGCGGCCCCGAACGCGAATCCCTGCGCGGCCCCGCCCTGAAAGCCACGCTGCGCCGCGTGACGCCCCTGCTGCCCGCCGCGCTGATGCAGACCGTGACCCTGTCCCTGTTCGGGCAGGTGCTGTACAAGATCGCCGACGCGCTGAGCTTAAGCACCGCGCAGATCGTCAGCGTGCTCGTCGTGGGCGGCGCCGTCGCCTTCGCGTGCATCCCGCTGCTCGGCAAGATCGCCGACCGGGGCCGCGCCGTGCCGGTCCTGACCGGCGGGTACGCGCTGATCGCCGCCGGGATGCTCGGCCTGGCCGCCCTGCCGCCCCTGTGGGCGATGTACCCGCTCGCGGCGCTCGTCGGCGTGGGCTTCGCCGGGGTGCAGCCCGGCTGGGGCGCCCTGGTGACCCGCACGCTGCCCGCCGCGCAGCGCCCCGCCGCGTGGGGCGTCCTGATGACTGTCGAGAACGCGGGCACCGCCCTGAGCCCCCTGCTGGGCGTTCTGGCCTTCGAACGCTTCGGCGCCGGCGGCCCCTTCGGCCTGGCAGCCGGACTGGCGACGCTGGTCACGGCGTTCTACCTGCTGTTGCGGCCCCTGTTCGCCCGCGCCGCGCAGGAACAGGAGGCCGCGCCCCAGGACGCCCCGGCGTGA
- a CDS encoding glycosyltransferase encodes MPEFTVVIPARNEAKYLPLTLRALERQTLPPREVIVVDNGSRDATVEIARAAGARVLRCEERGVARARQMGLEAARTDWVASTDADSLPAPHWLEVLNEAAPGRTALYGPMRFSGVPRHWALASGTSYSAFLHVARLMGRPNLAGANMAFSREAALLVGGYPQVEAYEDVILGEELARTGEIAYVRRALVETSARRLDRGVLPFLWQHVRNITGHTRGYFGDDR; translated from the coding sequence GTGCCCGAGTTCACGGTTGTCATTCCCGCCCGCAACGAGGCGAAGTACCTGCCCCTGACGCTGCGCGCGCTGGAACGGCAGACGCTGCCCCCACGCGAGGTGATCGTGGTGGACAACGGCAGCCGTGACGCGACCGTGGAGATCGCCCGCGCGGCCGGCGCGCGGGTGCTGCGCTGCGAGGAACGCGGCGTGGCCCGCGCCCGTCAGATGGGCCTGGAGGCCGCGCGGACCGACTGGGTGGCGAGCACCGACGCGGATTCCCTGCCCGCGCCGCACTGGCTGGAGGTCCTGAACGAGGCCGCGCCGGGCCGCACGGCGCTGTACGGGCCGATGCGGTTCTCGGGCGTGCCGCGTCACTGGGCGCTGGCGTCGGGGACGAGTTACAGCGCGTTCCTGCATGTGGCGCGGCTGATGGGCCGCCCGAACCTGGCGGGGGCGAACATGGCCTTCTCGCGTGAGGCGGCGTTGCTGGTGGGCGGGTACCCGCAGGTGGAGGCCTACGAGGACGTGATCCTGGGTGAGGAACTGGCCCGCACCGGCGAGATCGCGTACGTGCGCCGCGCCCTGGTGGAGACGAGTGCGCGGCGCCTGGACAGGGGCGTGCTGCCGTTCCTGTGGCAGCACGTCCGGAACATCACTGGTCATACGCGAGGGTACTTCGGGGATGACCGCTGA
- a CDS encoding YbaB/EbfC family nucleoid-associated protein, with the protein MDMKKLMKQMQQAQMAATKIQEDLAAKSVEGSASGLVTVTMNGHGKVTSLKIKPEAVDADDVEALEDLILVAIQDAGAKADALQQDATRGLGIPGF; encoded by the coding sequence ATGGACATGAAGAAGCTCATGAAGCAGATGCAGCAGGCGCAGATGGCCGCCACGAAGATCCAGGAGGATCTGGCCGCCAAGTCCGTCGAGGGCAGCGCCAGCGGTCTGGTGACCGTGACCATGAACGGCCACGGGAAGGTCACCTCCCTGAAGATCAAGCCCGAGGCGGTGGACGCCGACGACGTCGAGGCGCTGGAGGACCTGATCCTCGTGGCGATTCAGGACGCCGGGGCGAAGGCGGACGCGTTGCAGCAGGACGCCACGCGCGGGCTGGGCATTCCCGGCTTCTGA
- a CDS encoding VOC family protein, translating into MTRSESRVQVQGLHHVTIVGSTRQSALDFWEGVLGMPFVFEQPNLGNPAENHLYFDPGDGRLLTVFTDEGRVDAGRDAPREPGTVEHLAFNVSRATFQLAPARLRAHGIEVLERDRGFMDSLYFRDPNGMKVELACYKFQTPEGLRDADVLRRAYELRVARGDAYLSPEHLADAIEDLLRR; encoded by the coding sequence ATGACCCGCAGCGAATCCAGGGTGCAGGTGCAGGGCCTGCATCACGTCACCATCGTCGGTTCCACCCGCCAGAGTGCCCTTGACTTCTGGGAGGGCGTGCTGGGCATGCCGTTCGTGTTCGAGCAGCCGAACCTCGGCAATCCGGCCGAGAACCACCTGTACTTCGATCCCGGCGACGGCCGCCTGCTGACCGTCTTCACCGACGAGGGCCGCGTGGACGCCGGGCGGGACGCGCCGCGCGAACCGGGCACCGTGGAGCACCTGGCGTTCAACGTGTCCCGCGCGACCTTCCAGCTGGCCCCGGCGCGGCTGCGGGCGCACGGGATCGAGGTACTGGAACGCGACCGGGGCTTCATGGACTCCCTGTACTTCCGCGATCCGAACGGCATGAAGGTCGAACTGGCCTGCTACAAGTTCCAGACGCCCGAGGGATTGCGCGACGCGGACGTGCTGCGCCGCGCCTATGAGCTGCGCGTGGCGCGCGGCGACGCGTACCTCAGCCCGGAGCACCTCGCGGACGCCATCGAGGACCTGCTGCGCCGCTGA
- a CDS encoding Sectered polysaccharide deacetylase: MVLRSGWAGAWHAGHPGDPRVGLSVPLRSSSDLTAALTALREAGVQATLLLSPTVARAAARSVAPADLAGHELGGLGDPAGAPLLDVLGGAPVTTWGTPERLRDLGGLGSRGLHALPPVVDAPAPGALLTVDPARLPGVLADLKRLGYRPVPVRDVPDLRAATGRDLFLHGYTRLVEDRFARQHGVIDLAQRADAVMRVAPLDHAPAPLPLPRSAHTAELHLHSPRVVGLASRSALTAYRAYLRSLRDVGAALQERPELQEAQAVFAVTLFHAPLAQAGFTLLDLPPATARWYGLGFRLLRVAYGTTRAPSEDTPKMAWLPREDFLRRYG, from the coding sequence ATGGTCCTGAGATCCGGCTGGGCCGGTGCCTGGCACGCCGGACACCCCGGCGATCCCCGCGTGGGCCTGAGCGTCCCGTTGCGTTCGTCGAGTGACCTGACGGCCGCTCTGACCGCACTACGGGAGGCAGGTGTGCAGGCCACACTGCTCCTCTCCCCCACCGTGGCCCGCGCCGCAGCCCGCTCTGTGGCCCCCGCCGATCTGGCCGGGCACGAGCTCGGCGGGCTGGGCGACCCGGCGGGTGCCCCTCTGCTGGACGTGCTGGGCGGCGCGCCGGTCACGACCTGGGGTACCCCGGAGCGCCTGCGGGACCTGGGCGGACTGGGCTCGCGTGGCCTGCATGCCCTGCCACCCGTCGTGGATGCCCCCGCGCCCGGCGCCCTGCTGACCGTGGACCCCGCCCGGCTGCCCGGTGTGCTGGCGGACCTGAAGCGCCTGGGGTACCGCCCGGTCCCGGTGCGGGACGTGCCGGACCTGCGCGCCGCGACGGGCCGCGACCTGTTCCTGCACGGCTACACCCGGCTGGTCGAGGACCGCTTCGCGCGGCAGCACGGCGTGATCGACCTCGCGCAGCGGGCCGACGCGGTCATGCGCGTGGCGCCGCTGGATCACGCGCCCGCACCGCTGCCGCTGCCCCGCTCGGCGCACACGGCGGAACTGCACCTGCACTCGCCGCGCGTCGTGGGGCTCGCCTCGCGCAGCGCCCTGACCGCGTACCGCGCGTACCTGCGCAGCCTGCGCGACGTGGGCGCGGCCCTGCAGGAGCGCCCGGAGTTGCAGGAGGCGCAGGCAGTGTTCGCGGTGACCCTCTTCCACGCGCCGCTGGCGCAGGCGGGCTTCACGCTGCTAGACCTCCCGCCCGCCACGGCCCGCTGGTACGGGCTGGGCTTCCGGCTGCTGCGCGTCGCGTACGGCACCACCCGCGCGCCCAGCGAGGACACCCCGAAGATGGCGTGGCTACCCCGCGAGGACTTCCTCAGGCGCTACGGCTGA
- a CDS encoding polysaccharide deacetylase family protein translates to MRRVAWTAALLTPILLAELLGRAAGWGALGHGPRDGWRVAVTFDDGPGERTPELLAILARHRARATFFVTRPAAQAHPELLTAIEAGGHTLDAHGIWHRTALTLTPWQEWAQVAWHPRPARPGPHLYRPPYGGHSPLTRLFAHLSGRQVALWDTEGRDWTDADPATLAAQTLARVQPGSVILLHDGPAVTPALLDALLSGLSERGLEVVPMQDLPARRITLREGLTRLRASYGA, encoded by the coding sequence GTGAGGCGCGTCGCCTGGACCGCCGCGCTGCTGACCCCCATCCTGCTGGCCGAACTGCTGGGACGCGCCGCCGGGTGGGGCGCCCTGGGTCACGGCCCGCGCGACGGCTGGCGGGTCGCGGTGACCTTCGACGACGGCCCCGGCGAGCGCACCCCGGAGCTGCTGGCGATCCTGGCCCGTCACCGCGCGCGCGCCACGTTCTTCGTCACGCGGCCCGCCGCGCAGGCCCACCCGGAGCTGCTGACCGCGATTGAGGCGGGGGGGCACACCCTGGACGCCCACGGCATCTGGCACCGCACCGCCCTGACCCTGACCCCCTGGCAGGAGTGGGCGCAGGTCGCGTGGCACCCCCGCCCCGCGCGGCCCGGCCCGCACCTGTACCGCCCCCCGTACGGCGGGCACAGCCCCCTGACCCGCCTGTTCGCGCACCTGTCCGGGCGGCAGGTGGCCCTGTGGGACACCGAGGGCCGCGACTGGACCGACGCCGACCCCGCCACGCTGGCCGCGCAGACCCTGGCGCGCGTGCAACCCGGCAGCGTGATCCTCTTGCACGACGGCCCCGCCGTGACGCCCGCGCTGCTCGACGCCCTGCTGAGCGGCCTGAGCGAACGCGGCCTGGAGGTCGTCCCCATGCAAGACCTGCCCGCGCGGCGCATCACCCTCCGCGAGGGGCTGACGCGACTACGCGCCAGCTACGGCGCGTGA
- the recR gene encoding recombination mediator RecR gives MKYPPSLVALIRELSRLPGIGPKSAQRLAFHLFEQPREDIERLSRALLEAKRDLHTCPVCFNITDAERCDVCSDPSRDQGVICVVEEPGDVIAIERSGEYRGLYHVLHGVLSPMNGVGPDKLHIRPLLPRVQEGQEVILATGTTVEGDATALYLQRLLEPLGAVVSRIAYGLPVGGALEYADEVTLGRALAGRQRVSKPQG, from the coding sequence GTGAAGTACCCCCCATCGTTGGTGGCGCTCATCCGTGAGCTGTCGCGTCTGCCCGGCATCGGGCCGAAGAGCGCGCAGCGGCTGGCGTTCCATCTGTTCGAGCAGCCCCGCGAGGACATCGAGCGTCTGTCGCGGGCGCTGCTGGAAGCCAAGCGTGACCTGCACACCTGCCCGGTGTGTTTCAACATCACGGACGCCGAGAGGTGCGACGTGTGCAGCGACCCCAGCCGCGATCAGGGCGTGATCTGCGTCGTGGAGGAACCCGGCGACGTGATCGCCATCGAGCGCAGCGGCGAGTACCGCGGGCTGTATCACGTCCTGCACGGCGTGCTGAGTCCCATGAACGGCGTGGGGCCGGACAAACTGCACATCCGTCCGCTGCTGCCGCGCGTGCAGGAGGGTCAGGAGGTCATCCTGGCGACCGGCACGACCGTCGAGGGCGACGCGACCGCGCTGTACCTGCAGCGGCTGCTGGAGCCGCTGGGGGCGGTCGTGAGCCGCATCGCGTACGGGCTGCCGGTGGGCGGCGCGCTGGAGTACGCGGACGAGGTGACGCTGGGCCGCGCGCTGGCCGGGCGTCAGCGCGTCAGCAAACCGCAGGGCTGA